In Paracoccus jeotgali, the following are encoded in one genomic region:
- the cyoE gene encoding heme o synthase, whose product MTDATAYQGPAEAEFSDYIALLKPRVMSLVVFTAFVGLIVAPGTLHPLVAFCAVLFIAIGGGASGALNMWYDADIDAVMKRTRNRPIPAGRIEGREALAMGLALSGLAVMMLGLATNWFAAGFLAFTIFFYGVVYTIWLKRSTPQNIVIGGAAGAFPPMIGWACVTGGISVESLLMFALVFFWTPPHFWALALFMKEDYHKAGVPMLTVTHGRQVTRRHIFGYTLVLAPFALWLGLTSIGGPVYLAVALVLNALFIWRGWQVMQRSDAESYADNHKAEKAFFKLSLYYLFAHFMALLVQHWVVA is encoded by the coding sequence GTGACGGACGCAACCGCATATCAGGGTCCGGCCGAGGCCGAGTTCAGCGATTACATCGCGCTGCTCAAGCCTCGCGTCATGTCGCTGGTCGTCTTCACGGCGTTCGTGGGGCTGATCGTCGCGCCCGGCACGCTGCATCCGCTGGTCGCCTTTTGCGCGGTGCTGTTCATCGCCATCGGCGGCGGGGCGTCCGGTGCGCTGAACATGTGGTATGACGCCGATATCGACGCGGTGATGAAGCGGACCCGCAACCGCCCCATCCCCGCCGGCCGCATCGAGGGCCGCGAGGCGCTGGCGATGGGACTGGCGCTGTCGGGGCTGGCGGTGATGATGCTGGGGCTGGCGACCAACTGGTTCGCGGCCGGATTCCTGGCCTTTACGATCTTCTTCTATGGCGTGGTCTACACCATCTGGCTCAAGCGCTCGACGCCGCAGAACATCGTCATCGGCGGCGCGGCCGGGGCCTTCCCGCCCATGATCGGCTGGGCCTGCGTCACCGGCGGGATCTCGGTCGAATCGCTGCTGATGTTCGCGCTGGTCTTCTTCTGGACCCCGCCGCATTTCTGGGCGCTGGCGCTGTTCATGAAGGAAGATTACCACAAGGCCGGCGTGCCGATGCTGACCGTCACCCATGGCCGGCAGGTCACGCGGCGCCATATCTTCGGCTATACGCTGGTGCTGGCGCCGTTTGCGCTGTGGCTGGGCCTGACCAGCATCGGCGGGCCGGTCTATCTGGCCGTGGCGCTGGTGCTGAACGCGCTGTTCATCTGGCGCGGCTGGCAGGTCATGCAGCGCAGCGATGCCGAATCCTACGCAGATAATCACAAGGCCGAAAAAGCGTTCTTCAAGCTATCGCTCTATTACCTGTTCGCGCATTTCATGGCGCTGCTGGTTCAGCATTGGGTGGTGGCATGA
- a CDS encoding cytochrome c oxidase assembly protein translates to MRLLPTDKNQRVVVQLVGVVLTMGALAWAAVPFYDWFCRVTGYAGTTQVATAPYADSEILDETITVRFDANTDTNLPWTFRPLQTHMTLRIGETGLAYYEAINNSDHPIIGRASYNVAPPVAGSFFYKIECFCFTEQLLEPGERMEMPVTFEVDPAIATDRDASKVRDITLSYTFHQYGTPEPAPAAQAALDSAPATTRTN, encoded by the coding sequence ATGAGACTGCTTCCGACAGACAAGAACCAGCGGGTCGTGGTGCAACTGGTCGGCGTGGTGCTGACGATGGGCGCGCTGGCCTGGGCGGCGGTGCCCTTCTATGACTGGTTCTGCCGCGTGACCGGCTATGCCGGCACGACGCAGGTGGCGACCGCGCCCTATGCTGACAGCGAGATCCTGGACGAGACGATCACCGTCCGCTTCGACGCCAACACCGACACCAACCTGCCCTGGACCTTCCGCCCGCTGCAGACCCATATGACCTTGCGCATCGGCGAGACCGGGCTGGCCTATTACGAGGCGATCAACAATTCCGACCATCCGATCATCGGCCGCGCCAGCTATAACGTCGCGCCGCCGGTCGCGGGGTCGTTCTTCTACAAGATCGAGTGCTTCTGCTTTACCGAGCAGCTGCTCGAACCCGGCGAGCGGATGGAGATGCCGGTCACCTTCGAGGTCGACCCCGCCATCGCCACCGATCGCGATGCCAGCAAGGTCCGCGACATCACGCTGAGCTACACCTTCCACCAATACGGGACGCCCGAACCGGCACCGGCTGCACAGGCCGCGCTGGACAGCGCCCCGGCCACCACAAGAACGAACTGA